The DNA segment TGATTAAATGTGTCCATCCGTACCCTTTATACCATGAGAGATCGCTAAGATTTTGAAGGCATAAAATAACAACATACCAAGAATTACCTCTCCATTGACCTGCCACTActgaacaaaaatataacaaaatgtgTATACCCTtcgtttaaaatatttatatgtaccttCTATCAAATTTGCAATTCTGTTTATAACAAATTAGCCTAATCTATTAAAAACAAATTCTGGCTTCCAGTATGACACGCTAATATTATTGAAGAGGTAAAGGCCTTTAATATGTAATACTGCATAGATTGTTGGTCCAACaaaacatttttcatttattttttaagagATAAATTGATTAAATTTTGGcgttatcaatataaatatatacatacatatacataagtgcatatatatatataaacatatatatatatatatatatatatatatatatgtatgtatatatatttatatatatatatatatatatacatatatatatatatatatatatatatatatatatatatatatatatatatatatatatatatatatacatatatatatatatatatatatgtatatatatatatatatatatatatatatatgtatatatatatatacatatatatatacatatatatatatatatatatatatatacatatatatatatatatatatatatatatatatatatatatatatatatatatatatatatatatatatatatgtatgtatgcatgcatttatgaatgtatatgaatatataaaatcatatatatatatatacatacatacatatgcataaacatatacatatatatatatatgcatgcatgcatttatgaatgtatatgaatatataaaatcatatatatatatatatatatatatatatatatatatatatatatatatatatacatatgcatacatacatatatatatatatatatatatatatatatatatatatatatatatatgcatatatatatacatatatatatatatatatatatatatatatagagagagagagagagagagagagagagagagagagagagagagagagagagagagagagagagagagagagagagagagagagagagagagagagagagggagagagagagagagagagagagagagagagagagagagagagagagagagagagagagagagagagagagagagagaaagataaatagataggtagatagatagatagaagtaaaaAAACCCACAATCCACAAACTAGTTTTCTTGAAGCAAGTGAAACAACAGTTTATGTATGGTCTTCGATTCCAttttccatatatgaatatagatagatagatagatagatagatagatagatagatagatagatagatagatagatagatagatagatacatacatacatacatacatacatatatatatatatatatatatatatatatatatatatatatatatatatatatatatatatatatatatacatatatatatatacatatatatatatatatatatatatatatatatacatatatatatacatatatatatatatatatatatatatatatatatatatatatatatatatatatgtatatatatatatatatatatatatatatatatatatttatattcatacacccatacatgtacagtcacacacacacatacatacacacacacacacatgtatatatatatatatatatatatatatatatatatatatatatatatatatatatatatatatatatatatatatatatatatatatatatatatatgtaaatatgtatatatatcaatatatatctatcaatatatatatatatatatatatatatatatatatatatatatatatatatatatatatatatatatatacatatatatgtatatatatatatatattacatatatgtatatatgtatatatatgtatatatatatatatatatatatatatatatatatatatatatgtatgtgtgtgtgtgtgtgtgtgtgtgtgtgtgtgtgtgtgtgtgtgtgtgtgtgtgtgtgtgtgtgtgtgtgtgtgtgtgtgtgtgtgtgtatttatttatttatttatttatatatatatatatatatatatatatatatatatatatatatatatatatatatatatatatatatatatatatatatatgtatgtatgtatatatatatatatatatatatatatatatatatatatatatatatatatatatatatatatgtatgtatgtacgaatgtttttatatatgcatatgtgtgtgtttgtgtgtatacatatatgtatatatatatatatatatatatatatatatatatatatatatatatatatatatatatatatatatatatgtatatatatatatatatatatttatatatatatatatatatatatatatatatatttctatatatatatatataaataaatatatatatatatatatatatatatatatatatatatatatatatatatatgtatgtatatatatatatacatatacatatatatatatatatatatacatacatatatatatatatatatatatatacatatatatctatatctatctatctatctatctatctatatatatatatatataaacatatatatataaatatatatatatatatatatatatatatatatatatatatatatatatatatatatatatatacatatatatatatatatatatatatatatatatatatatatatatatatatatatatatatatatatatatatgcatgcatgcttgtatgaatgcatatgtatatataaaatcatatatatacatacatatacatttatatttatataatcatatatgtacatacatatacatttatatatataagcatacatacatacatacgcataaacatatatatatacacatacatacattatatatatatatatatatatatatatatatatatatatatatatatatatatatatatatatatatatatatatatatatatatatatatatatatatatatttgtgtgtgtgtgtgtgtgtgtgtgtgtgtgtgcatacatacatacatacatatatatatatataaatatatatatatatatatatctatatatatatatatatatatatatatatatatatatatatatatatgtatcaatatatatatatatttatatatatatatatatatatatatatatatatatatatatatatatatatatatatatgtatatatatacatatatacttttatatatatatatatatatatatatatatatatatatatatatatatatatatatatacatatacatatatatatatatatgaatttatgtatatatgtatatatatatatatatatatatatatatgtattatatatatgtattatatatatgtaatatatatatatatatatatatatatatatatatatatatatatatatatatatatatatatatatatatatatatatatatatatatatatatatatatatatatatatagagagagagagagagagagagagagagagagagagagagagagagagagagagagagtaagagagagagagatagaagtagaaaaaaacacacaatccacaaactagatttcttGAAGCAAGTGAAacaacagtatatatacatacatacatacatacatatacatatatatatatatatatatatatatatatatatatatatatatatatatatatatatatatatatatatatatatatatgtatattcacacatacatacatggacagtcacacacacacatacacacacacacacacacacacacacacacacacacacacacacacacacacacacacacacacacacacacacacacacacacacacaaacgcacacacacacacacacaaacaaacgcacacacacatacacacgcacacacacacacacacacacacacacacacacacacacacacacacacacacacacacacacacacacacacacacacacacacacatatatacacacacatatatatatatatatatatatatatatatatatatatatatatatatatatatatatatatatatatagacatacacatatatgcatgtatgtatgcatttatatatgcctatgtgtgtgtgtgtatatatatacatatatatatatatatatatatatatatatatatatatatatatatatatatatatatacatatatatatatatgtatataaatgggcatatctatcaatatatatatatatatatatatatatatatatatatatatatatatatatatatatatatatatgtatatatatatatatatatatatatatatatatatatatatatatatatatatatattacatatatgtatatatgtatatgtatatatatatatatatatatatatatatatatatatatatatatatatatatatatatatatatataatatatatatgcacacatacacacacacacacacacacacacacgcacacagagacacacacatacacacacgcacacacagactcgcacaacacatacacacacagacacgcacaacacatacacacgcacacacacacacacacgcacaacacacacacacacacacacacacacacacacacacacacacacacacacacacacacacacacacacacacacacacacacacacacatatatatatacacacacatatatatatatatatatatatatatatatatatatatatatatatatatatatatatagacatacacatatatgcatgtatgtatgcatttatatatgcctatgtgtgtgtgtatatatatacatacatatatatatatatatatatatatatatatatatatatatatatatatatatatatatgtatgtatgtatataaatgggcatatctatcaatatatatatatatatatatatatatatatatatatatatatatatatatatatatatatatatatgtatatatatatatataaatatatatttatatatatatatatatatatttatatatatattacatatatgtatatatgtatatatatatatatatatatatatatatataaataatatatatatatatatatatatatatatatatatatatatatatatataatatatatgcacacacacacacacacacacacacacacacacacacacacacacacacacacacacacacacacacacacatacacacacacacacacacacacacacacacacacacacacacacatatatatatatacatatatatatatatatatatatatatatatatatatgcatatatacatatatatatatattcatatatattcatatatatatataaataaataaataaataaatatatatatatatatatatatatatatatatatatatatatatatatatatatatatatatatatatatatatatatatatatatatgtatgtatgcatttatatatgcatatgtgtgtgtgtgtgtctgtttgtatacatatatatatatatatatatatatatatatatatatatatatatatatatatatatatatatatgtaatactacATAGATTGTTGGTCACCCAACaaaacatttttcatttattttgcaaaagataaatgaattgaaTTTTGGCGTTAgcaatataagtatacacatacatatacataagtgtatatatatatatatatatatatatatatatatatatatatatatatatatatatatatatatatatatatatatatatatatatatacatatatatatatatacatatatatatatacatacatacatatatatacatacatatatatatatatatattatatatatatatatatatatatatatatattatatttatatatatatatatatatatatatatatgtatatatatatatatatatatatatatatatatatatatatatatatatatatatatgtatatgtatatgtatatatatatgtatgtatgtatatatatatatatatatatatatatatgtatattatatatatatatatatatatatatatatatgtatgtatatgtatatatatatatatatatatatatatatatatacatatacatacatatatatatatatatatatatatatatatatataatatacatatacatagatacatatagatgtacatatacatatacatatagatgtacatatacatatacatatatatatatatatatatatatatatatatatatatatatatgcatgcatgtatgtatgaatgtatatgtatatataaaatcatatatatacatacatatacatttatatatatataatcatacatgtacatacatatatatttatatatataagcatacatacatacgcataaacatatacatataaacatatatacattatatatatatatatatatatatatatatatatatatatatatatatatatatatatatatacatacatatatatatatatatatatatagatatatatacatctatgtatatatgcggatatatgtatagatatgtatataaatatatatatatatatatatatatatatatatatatatatatagagagagagagagagagagagagagagagagagagagagagagagagagagagagagagagagagagagacagagacagagagagagagagagagagaaatagattgacgtataaaaacccacaatccacaaactagatttcttgaagcaagtgaaacaacagtttatgtatcgtcttcgattccattttccatatatgaatatatatatatatatatatatatatatatatatatatatatatatatatatatatatatatatatatatatatatatatatattcatacacccatacatgtacagtcacacacacacacacacacacacacacacacacacacacacacacacacacatatatatatatatatatatatatatatatatatatatatatatatatatatatatatatcaccgaggcatcacactgctcagtgtaccaggcaaggttctcgcccacatccttctgagacgtatcagagaccatctactgaggcaccagagactggagcaatccggattcactcctggtaagtccaaaatagaccgtatcctcgcgcttcgagtcattgtagagcgccgtcgtgagttcgggcgtgggctgcttgcagcctacatcgacctcaagaaggcgttcgatacggtgcatcgggagtcactttgggagatcctgaggctgagaggaataccaacaaggattattggactaatagcaagcctgtatactggtactgaaagtgctgtaaagtgtggtgggggcctgtcgagcttctttcctgttggttcaggagtgaggcaaggctgtgtccttgcaccaactcgtttcaacacttgcatggactggatactgggcagagctactgttcaaagtcattgtggggcaacgctgggcaatatcaaggttacagaccttgactttgctgatgacgttgccattctatctgtgtctttggaaaccctagtggcggctctcgatgcatttagcaatgaagcgaagcccctaggtctagaggtctcctggaccaagaccaaggtccaggaatttggggacttgttaggagaacctgttcagtcggtacgtgcttgcggcgaggacattgaagtcacagagagctttacataccttggtagtgtagttcataactctgggctgtcagaccatgaagtcagcagacggattggcctggcagcaagggtcatgaactctctcaacaagagtatttggagatgtcggtacctgtgcaaaaggaccaagctacgggttttcaaggccctgataatgccagttttgctatacggtagcgaaacctggacattgtcctgtgccttggaggctcgtcttgaagccttttgtaataggtccttgcgccagatcatggggtactgttggcgggaccatgtgtccaaccaacggttgcaccgtgagactggcacaagccctgttatctgcacaatccgtgatcgccaactcctgaggtctgtgggacgaccgaggaagtcatggcttgggcagatcgaccaaacctgccgtgaagaactagagatgggccgaatccctgcctggcgtcttgccatgagggatcctcgtaggtggaagcgaagggtggatgcggctatgcgcccccggcggcgtcagcccccatgatgatgatatatatatatgcatttatatatgcatctgtgtgtgtgtgtgtgtgtgtgtgtacatatatgtatatatatatatatatatatatatatatatatatatatatatatatatatatatatatatatataatatacatatatatattatatatatatatgtatatatatatatatatatatatatatatatatatatatatatatatgtatgtatattacatatatgtatatatgtatatgtatatatatatatatatatatatatatatatatatataatatatatatatatatatatatatatatatatatatatatatatatatatatatatatatatatatatatatatatatataatatatatacacacatacacacacacacacacagacacacacacacacacatatatatatatatatatatatatatatatatatatatatatatatatatatatatatatatatatatatatatatatatatatatatgcatgtatgcatttatatatgcatatatgtatgtgtgtgtgtgtacatatatgtatatatatatatatatatatatatatatatatatatatatatttatatctatatatatatatatatatatataaatatatatatatatacatatatatatatatatatatatatatatatatctatatatatatatatgtatatatgtatatatatatatatatgtatataaataaatgtgtatgtctatcaatatatatatatatatatatatatatatatatatatatatatgtatataaataaatgtgtatgtctatcaatatatatatatatatatataNNNNNNNNNNNNNNNNNNNNNNNNNNNNNNNNNNNNNNNNNNNNNNNNNNNNNNNNNNNNNNNNNNNNNNNNNNNNNNNNNNNNNNNNNNNNNNNNNNNNNNNNNNNNNNNNNNNNNNNNNNNNNNNNNNNNNNNNNNNNNNNNNNNNNNNNNNNNNNNNNNNNNNNNNNNNNNNNNNNNNNNNNNNNNNNNNNNNNNNNNNNNNNNNNNNNNNNNNNNNNNNNNNNNNNNNNNNNNNNNNNNNNNNNNNNNNNNNNNNNNNNNNNNNNNNNNNNNNNNNNNNNNNNNNNNNNNNNNNNNNNNNNNNNNNNNNNNNNNNNNNNNNNNNNNNNNNNNNNNNNNNNNNNNNNNNNNNNNNNNNNNNNNNNNNNNNNNNNNNNNNNNNNNNNNNNNNNNNNNNNNNNNNNNNNNNNNNNNNNNNNNNNNNNNNNNNNNNNNNNNNNNNNNNNNNNNNNNNNNNNNNNNNNNNNNNNNNNNNNNNNNNNNNNNNNNNNNNNNNNttggtgtgcgtgcgtgcgtgcgtgcgtgcgtgcgtgcatgcgtgcgtgcgtgcgtgtgtgtgtgtgtgtgttccgctATTTTTTTACAATCACAAACGTAGAAATATACAACTGAAccacttcttttttatttacttacgtCAAATGGAGGGAGTCCTCTCGATGTGTAAGAAAGATGTTAaaaagatgtttatttatttattttttattttttatttatttttatttttatttttttttattttttttatttattttttttttttttttttactgtgacaTGATCACTTCATGGTCACGGGAAGCTAAATAGGTAAAATAGAATGAGATACAAAACTCAATAATGACCAGTGAAATATTTATTCACAGTGTAACAtctaaaacacaaatatatatatagtttagttACAGTATTTCATGGTGTGTTTTTCAGCAAAGAAATACAGTATTTAATGGTGTGTTTTTCAGAAAGATAAATCAAAAATACAAATGCCAAAgtgaaaatatacattttttttaagaatcgTTTATTAcgtttattgttgatatttaaaACAAACCAACCATTCATAGATGGTAATTTTTTAAGCACTCTCTTAATTCTGACACTAAATTTACAATTAGGACCAATGTATCTTTTAAAAGTCGAATCATTATctatctcgacacacacacacacacacacacacacacacacacacacacacatacacacacacacacacacatatatatagtgtataaatatAGGTGCACTCAAACACAACTCTTGACTATGGTTTTTTGGATGAATGCGCGTCTAATTATGTATTTAAACACAAACTAAAAGCATTATAATATACCACAATGGAGAAAATACGGAAACTAAATTCCTAAAACAAGTACTTTCTAAAAAGTTCCTGGAAAGAACTCGAGgctgtccgagagagagagagagggggcaggcccccccccccccctccctgccgtcCGCTCCTCGTCCTCTCTACTGGCCTGTCTGCAGCCTCTCGATCTCCTTTCGCGTTTCCTCGAGGGCTCTCagttccttccttttctgtttctcgaGTTCGTCCCGCTTCGCCTGAACCGCTGCTATCTTTGACTGCAGGAGGACTTTCTCGCCAACCACTTCCTGGTGCTTTTTTTTCCTCACCAGTTCCACCTTCTGCTCGAAGTTGGCGTCCTTGGCCAAGATCTTGTCTCTGATCTCGTGCTTCAACACCAGATGCTGACACTTCGGACACCGCTGACTTCCCTCGTCCGAATGCAAGGTTTCCGTCTCCTCCTCGGGTTTAACGAACTTCAGAGTACCTATGATCTTATTGTAGATCACCACAGCTATATTTTTGACACTGGAAATCACATATGTTATAATAGTGTCAGCATGAAGACTGGCAGAGTCTAGATTGTCTAGTTCCATCGCTTCAACAAGAGGTACCTGTATTAAGGGATCTTCTGCACCTTGTGTCATGTCCTTCACAGCACCGCATTCTATGTCAGAAGTAGCCATAGCTGCCCGGTGGTCTTCTTTGCACACTggcacacacgctctctcacacaGATTGCAAAAGTGGCAATGTCGGCCGTCGCCCAACACAATCTCTTCGCTACTCGTGCCCAGTTCCTTTATCCTATTCCAGTCTACCTTCGCTGCCATGGCTTCAAGATCACTCATCTTTGCCTGGTGACTTTCCAGTTGGTCTGAAGTCTGAGTCGAACTCTCCtcgagcgcgcacacacgcatctGCACAACCTCCTGTTTGGCTTGTGCGAGGAGAAGTCGTGCGGTGATCTTCAGCTCCTGAGGCTGCCGCTGGTTCAGTTCATTAAGGAACTTGCTGTGGTTATATGCCATGGCTTCCCAAGTCAGAGCATGGAGGGCTTCCCTGCCTTGTGCAGGACACTTATAGAGAGGCATGTGCTCGAAGTGAAATGCGTTCTTATAGTCAATTCCAGCGGCTTCAATAATCTGGACTGCCTGAGGATCCTCTGTGCCGGAAAAGGTAAGTAAAACATCTGTGATTGGTTTGATGTCAAATCCCAGAAGATTGTTGATCGTTGAGAGAACTGCTTGGTTGTGCTCGTCCAGCCGTCGGTTGGAGGCCTTCCACACCAGACCCACGCAGTTGAGGTGCCTGATCCAGCTCTCGTTGGTCAGATAGAACCTGAGGCACTTCTCGTTGACCTTGTCCTTCCGCTCGCCCTCGGTGTCTCCCAGGCCCGGCGTGTCGATCACCATGTAGTTGAAGGGCTGCGGCATCCCCTCCTGCCGGTAGATGGTGAAGGCCGTCGTGTACTCGGTCTGGCTCTGCGTCGAGTCCTTCGCGCGGTCCATCTGGTCCTGCAGCTGCAGGCGGAGCTCGTCCTCCAGCCCGACGCCGAACACCATGTTGAGGAACGTGTTGAGGAACGTGGTCTTCCCGACCCCGGTCTCCCCGAGGAGCAGCACCGTCTTCGTCTCGAGGTCGTTCTCGGGCCCGATCGCCACCACGCGGACCTTGTTCTCCAAGTCCTCGTGCTTCACGTTGGCTTGCAGAACATAGACAGTGAagttcttttcctccttcagcgCAGAGGCGTTCTCCTTGACCCATTCCTTCAGCCGAGGATCCATTGCTCTGCGAGGGATCTGCGAGAACGGCCAAGGAAAGGCAGTGCGTGAAAGTGAACGGATggagcgacatatatatatatatatatatatatatatatatatatatatatatatatatatatatatatacctacatatatacatacatatatacatacatatatatatatatatatatatatatatatatatatatatatatatgtgtgtgtgtgtgtgtatatatacatatatatacatatataatatatatataatatatatatacatatatatataaacacatacacaaatgtatatatatatatacatatatatacatatatatacatatatatatacatatatatatatatatatatacatatat comes from the Penaeus vannamei isolate JL-2024 chromosome 8, ASM4276789v1, whole genome shotgun sequence genome and includes:
- the LOC113824401 gene encoding uncharacterized protein; the protein is MDPRLKEWVKENASALKEEKNFTVYVLQANVKHEDLENKVRVVAIGPENDLETKTVLLLGETGVGKTTFLNTFLNMVFGVGLEDELRLQLQDQMDRAKDSTQSQTEYTTAFTIYRQEGMPQPFNYMVIDTPGLGDTEGERKDKVNEKCLRFYLTNESWIRHLNCVGLVWKASNRRLDEHNQAVLSTINNLLGFDIKPITDVLLTFSGTEDPQAVQIIEAAGIDYKNAFHFEHMPLYKCPAQGREALHALTWEAMAYNHSKFLNELNQRQPQELKITARLLLAQAKQEVVQMRVCALEESSTQTSDQLESHQAKMSDLEAMAAKVDWNRIKELGTSSEEIVLGDGRHCHFCNLCERACVPVCKEDHRAAMATSDIECGAVKDMTQGAEDPLIQVPLVEAMELDNLDSASLHADTIITYVISSVKNIAVVIYNKIIGTLKFVKPEEETETLHSDEGSQRCPKCQHLVLKHEIRDKILAKDANFEQKVELVRKKKHQEVVGEKVLLQSKIAAVQAKRDELEKQKRKELRALEETRKEIERLQTGQ